The Panacibacter microcysteis genome includes a window with the following:
- a CDS encoding glycosyltransferase family 2 protein encodes MTRRMNQQYPKVSIITVNFNGTEVTRALLHSLEKLTWPNWEVIVVDNGSRTPCNILAQEFSWIKYVETGANLGFAGGNNKGIEVAEGDYLLLLNNDTEVAPDFLAPLVTRMQQDERIGVVCPKLLYFDQPDVIQFAGFSPINPVTGRGFTIGYLEQDKGQYNTAKETSRAHGAAMMFSRRAFKKVGMMAELFFLYYEEMDYCERFKRAGYTIWYEPASVVWHKESISTGKGSVLKTYYYSRNRLLYLRRNTSGLKKLLMYLYYYAVAVPKNMLQFVSKREWDHMNVFWKGFVWNFSHGTKDVHDQ; translated from the coding sequence TTGACCAGACGAATGAATCAGCAATATCCTAAAGTGTCCATCATTACAGTTAACTTCAACGGAACTGAAGTAACAAGGGCATTATTACACTCGCTCGAAAAACTAACCTGGCCCAATTGGGAAGTAATTGTTGTAGACAATGGCTCCCGAACCCCCTGCAATATTTTAGCACAAGAATTTAGCTGGATAAAATATGTTGAAACAGGTGCCAATCTTGGTTTTGCCGGTGGCAATAATAAAGGCATTGAAGTGGCAGAAGGCGATTACCTGTTGTTATTAAACAACGATACAGAAGTAGCGCCGGATTTTTTAGCACCACTTGTTACGCGTATGCAACAGGATGAACGCATTGGCGTGGTGTGCCCCAAACTATTATATTTTGATCAGCCGGATGTTATACAATTTGCAGGGTTCTCGCCTATTAACCCGGTTACAGGCAGGGGCTTTACCATCGGTTATCTTGAGCAGGACAAAGGACAATACAATACCGCAAAAGAAACATCGAGGGCACACGGTGCAGCCATGATGTTCTCCCGACGGGCATTTAAAAAAGTTGGAATGATGGCCGAGCTTTTCTTTCTCTATTACGAAGAAATGGATTACTGCGAAAGATTTAAAAGAGCCGGTTATACGATCTGGTACGAACCGGCAAGCGTGGTGTGGCATAAAGAATCCATCAGTACCGGCAAAGGCTCTGTACTTAAAACGTACTACTATAGCCGCAACAGGTTATTGTACCTGCGCAGGAACACATCTGGCTTAAAGAAGTTGTTGATGTACCTGTATTACTATGCGGTTGCTGTACCAAAAAATATGTTGCAGTTTGTAAGCAAAAGAGAATGGGACCATATGAATGTCTTCTGGAAAGGGTTTGTATGGAACTTCTCTCATGGTACAAAAGACGTGCATGATCAATAA
- a CDS encoding glycosyltransferase family 2 protein, producing MIFFFWASLLIVFYTFIGYGILLFVLVKLRRLVIGRRRNNADINDLPTCTLIIASYNEADILREKISNTLALSYPEKKLSVVFVTDGSSDHSPQIINEYSTIKLLHSPERKGKIHAMHRAMQQVTTDITIFTDANTFLNKDALINIARHYADSSVGAVAGEKRVQINESADATAAEGFYWKYESALKKWDAELYSVVGAAGELFSIRTDLYIPVAPDTVLDDFMISLRIAEKGYRIVYEPEAYALETPSANIKEELKRKIRIAAGGIQSVLRLKSLLNPFENFVLSFQYISHRVLRWTITPFLLILAFILNIIIVFETKALFYELLLAGQFSFYLLAFSGWLLEQRSIRIKVLFIPYYFCVMNYAVLAGIWRYIFSEQKVTWEKAKRKS from the coding sequence ATGATATTCTTCTTTTGGGCATCACTGCTAATTGTTTTCTATACATTTATTGGTTATGGTATTTTATTATTCGTGCTGGTAAAACTGCGCCGCCTGGTTATTGGCCGCAGGAGAAATAATGCTGACATCAACGATCTGCCCACCTGCACACTCATCATTGCATCGTATAACGAGGCAGACATATTAAGAGAAAAAATATCCAACACACTTGCACTTAGTTATCCTGAAAAAAAATTATCCGTGGTATTTGTTACAGATGGCTCGTCTGATCATTCGCCCCAGATCATTAATGAATACAGTACAATAAAGCTGCTGCACTCGCCGGAACGTAAAGGCAAGATACACGCCATGCACCGCGCCATGCAGCAGGTAACAACAGACATTACCATTTTTACGGATGCCAATACATTTTTAAACAAAGATGCGCTCATCAATATTGCACGCCATTATGCAGACAGCTCTGTTGGTGCAGTTGCCGGGGAGAAGCGTGTACAGATCAATGAAAGTGCAGATGCTACGGCGGCGGAAGGGTTTTACTGGAAATATGAATCTGCGCTGAAGAAGTGGGATGCCGAGTTGTATTCTGTTGTAGGTGCAGCCGGCGAACTGTTTAGCATACGAACAGACCTGTATATTCCTGTAGCGCCGGATACAGTGCTGGATGATTTTATGATATCGCTGCGCATTGCAGAAAAAGGTTACCGCATTGTGTACGAGCCGGAAGCTTATGCGCTGGAAACACCATCGGCCAATATAAAAGAAGAACTGAAAAGAAAGATACGCATTGCAGCGGGCGGCATACAGTCTGTGTTGCGGCTCAAAAGTTTACTCAACCCGTTTGAAAATTTTGTGTTGTCGTTTCAATACATCAGCCACCGCGTATTGAGGTGGACCATTACACCATTCCTTTTGATACTTGCGTTTATACTAAATATCATTATCGTTTTTGAAACCAAAGCCCTTTTTTATGAACTACTTTTAGCTGGACAATTCTCCTTTTACCTGCTGGCCTTTTCAGGCTGGTTGCTTGAGCAGAGAAGTATCCGCATAAAGGTTTTGTTCATTCCTTATTATTTCTGCGTAATGAACTACGCAGTACTTGCCGGGATCTGGCGCTACATTTTCTCCGAACAAAAAGTTACGTGGGAAAAAGCAAAGCGGAAGTCGTAG
- a CDS encoding glycosyltransferase family 2 protein, translating to MIHFSLPVWVKEILEKPLRLQNNDPAFVSELQQKLQRFNISNPLVSVVIPAWNEEEGILHTLISLANTSTQLPVELIVVDNNSTDGTAALLQKLGIKTLLETKQGVGHARTAGLHYAKGKYILTGDSDTLYPPGWITSMVNPMLGDSNVYCVHGSYSFLPGIHTPRWQYGCYEMLSSYVIKKKEKEQPFLNVLGYNSGFIRQKGIDVNGYDIAVQRTFRGVAGGDSNACEDGMMALRLQEAGGKIAAVYNEAAKVWTSDRRIEIDGGLRKALTLRVKKHLLKI from the coding sequence ATGATCCATTTTTCTTTACCGGTTTGGGTTAAAGAAATATTAGAAAAGCCGTTACGTTTACAAAATAATGATCCCGCCTTTGTAAGCGAACTACAGCAAAAGCTTCAACGGTTTAATATTTCCAATCCATTAGTGAGTGTGGTTATTCCCGCGTGGAACGAAGAAGAAGGTATACTGCATACACTCATTTCGCTGGCAAACACTTCTACACAACTGCCCGTTGAGCTCATTGTTGTCGACAATAATTCAACTGATGGCACAGCCGCATTGCTGCAGAAACTTGGTATAAAAACTTTACTCGAAACAAAGCAGGGTGTAGGCCATGCAAGAACAGCAGGGTTACATTATGCAAAAGGTAAATATATTCTTACCGGAGATAGTGACACGCTTTATCCGCCGGGGTGGATCACCAGCATGGTAAACCCTATGCTTGGCGATAGTAACGTGTACTGTGTGCATGGAAGTTATTCCTTTTTACCGGGTATACATACACCACGGTGGCAATATGGCTGTTACGAAATGCTGAGCAGTTATGTTATAAAGAAGAAAGAAAAAGAACAGCCATTTTTAAACGTGTTGGGCTACAACAGTGGCTTTATACGCCAGAAAGGTATTGATGTTAACGGTTACGATATTGCGGTGCAACGAACTTTTCGCGGTGTGGCCGGCGGCGATAGCAATGCCTGCGAAGACGGTATGATGGCGCTCCGCTTACAGGAAGCCGGTGGAAAGATAGCCGCTGTATATAATGAAGCAGCAAAAGTGTGGACGAGCGACCGCCGTATAGAAATTGATGGTGGTTTAAGAAAAGCATTAACCCTGCGTGTAAAAAAGCACCTGCTAAAAATTTAA
- a CDS encoding aldo/keto reductase, giving the protein MKYKLLGRSGLKVSELCLGTMGFGTEAGWGADKETSFRIMETFGNAGGNFMDTANIYKLGTSERIIGEFMSSRDRDYWVLATKYSLRDNTTNPNASGNNRKNMMRSVEESLKRLKTAFIDILYLHIWDDLTPIDEVLRGLDDLIRQGKVNYAAISDTPAWIVSKGNTMAELMGWSQFVALQVEYSLLQRTPERELLPMAKHFGMTVTPWAPLAGGALTGKYLRGDKGRIKEGSNRLNENSQRITKEVMAVADKLGVQPSHVALRWTMQQGVSAIPIVGATKAGQLEENLQTTALVLSAEDMQRLDEASKIDLGFPGNFFKEDGVRQNNFGGFYDKIEKRN; this is encoded by the coding sequence ATGAAATATAAACTACTTGGAAGAAGCGGGCTGAAAGTATCTGAATTATGCCTGGGCACCATGGGCTTTGGCACGGAAGCGGGATGGGGTGCAGATAAAGAGACAAGCTTCCGGATCATGGAAACCTTTGGCAACGCCGGGGGTAATTTTATGGATACCGCCAACATTTATAAACTTGGTACCAGTGAAAGGATCATCGGGGAATTTATGAGCAGCAGGGACAGGGATTACTGGGTACTCGCAACAAAGTATTCGCTCAGGGATAATACAACAAATCCCAATGCGAGTGGTAACAACCGCAAGAACATGATGCGCAGCGTGGAAGAGAGCCTGAAGCGGTTGAAGACAGCATTTATAGATATACTCTACCTGCATATCTGGGATGACCTTACGCCAATAGATGAAGTATTGCGCGGCCTTGATGATCTGATAAGACAGGGTAAAGTAAATTATGCTGCCATCAGCGATACGCCGGCATGGATCGTATCAAAAGGTAATACAATGGCTGAACTGATGGGTTGGAGCCAGTTTGTTGCATTGCAGGTAGAGTACAGCCTGTTGCAGCGTACACCGGAAAGAGAGCTGTTACCTATGGCAAAACATTTTGGTATGACGGTTACCCCATGGGCGCCCCTTGCCGGTGGCGCATTAACCGGTAAATACCTGCGTGGGGATAAGGGCCGCATTAAAGAAGGCAGCAACCGCTTAAATGAAAACAGCCAGCGCATCACAAAAGAAGTAATGGCTGTTGCAGATAAACTGGGTGTACAGCCCTCGCATGTAGCGCTCAGATGGACGATGCAGCAAGGCGTTTCAGCTATACCAATTGTTGGCGCAACAAAAGCAGGTCAGCTTGAAGAAAATCTTCAAACAACAGCTCTGGTGCTTTCAGCAGAAGATATGCAAAGGCTTGACGAAGCCAGCAAAATAGACCTCGGTTTTCCGGGTAATTTCTTCAAAGAAGATGGTGTAAGGCAAAACAATTTTGGCGGTTTTTACGACAAAATTGAAAAGAGAAATTAG
- a CDS encoding thioredoxin family protein — MITAAIRKHVSEKYTDRGMYYDEYRRLIDAFLMVGKSTAKKESESLVEYSKLNVVRMNRLDKTTAIIPELEERIRAITAPQTWLILTEGWCGDAAQIIPVLQKMTALNNHIQLKCLLRDENLELMDQYLTNGISRSIPKLVVLDENNNELFSWGPRPAALQELYYHMKANAMNNDVIKEEIHKWYAKDKTVSIQKDILALLENI; from the coding sequence ATGATAACAGCAGCAATAAGAAAACATGTAAGCGAAAAATATACTGACCGCGGCATGTACTATGATGAATACCGCAGGCTGATCGATGCATTTTTAATGGTGGGTAAATCTACCGCCAAAAAAGAAAGCGAGAGCCTGGTAGAATACAGCAAGCTAAATGTGGTTCGGATGAACCGGCTTGATAAAACGACAGCAATCATACCGGAACTGGAAGAAAGGATACGTGCGATAACTGCGCCGCAAACGTGGCTGATACTTACAGAGGGATGGTGTGGTGATGCGGCGCAGATTATTCCGGTATTGCAAAAAATGACGGCACTGAACAATCACATTCAGCTAAAATGTTTGCTGAGAGATGAGAACCTGGAGCTGATGGATCAATACCTTACCAATGGCATCAGCCGCAGTATTCCAAAACTGGTTGTGTTGGATGAAAACAACAACGAGCTGTTTAGCTGGGGTCCGCGGCCGGCTGCATTGCAGGAACTGTACTACCACATGAAAGCAAATGCCATGAACAATGATGTAATTAAAGAAGAGATTCATAAATGGTATGCAAAGGATAAAACAGTAAGCATACAAAAAGATATCCTGGCATTATTGGAAAATATATAG
- a CDS encoding SDR family oxidoreductase, with protein sequence MSKKIALVTGANKGIGFETARQLAKEGVIVIAAARNEAKGKAATAALQQQGFDVEFLQLDVDNAADIQRAYDYIDQKYGRLDILINNAGVQLESNGWGENTAPKIEDQVLRETLDTNFFSVVQLTNTLLPLLKKSNAGRIVNLSSILGSLNLHANPASPIYDSKLFAYNTSKTALNAYTIHLAHALKATNIKVNAAHPGWVKTDMGTDAAPMNVADGAKTSVQLALTGEDGPSGKYIHLGEELPW encoded by the coding sequence ATGTCAAAGAAAATTGCATTGGTAACCGGTGCCAATAAGGGCATTGGTTTTGAAACCGCCAGGCAACTGGCAAAGGAAGGCGTTATAGTAATAGCAGCCGCAAGAAACGAAGCAAAAGGTAAAGCTGCCACCGCAGCATTACAACAACAGGGTTTTGATGTGGAGTTTCTGCAACTGGATGTAGACAACGCGGCCGATATACAGCGTGCGTACGATTATATCGATCAGAAATATGGCAGGCTGGATATACTGATCAACAATGCCGGCGTGCAACTGGAGAGCAACGGCTGGGGAGAGAATACTGCGCCAAAAATTGAAGACCAGGTGCTAAGAGAAACGCTCGATACAAACTTCTTCAGCGTGGTGCAGCTTACCAATACGTTGTTGCCGCTGTTGAAAAAAAGTAATGCCGGCCGTATTGTTAACCTCAGCAGTATACTTGGTTCACTCAACTTGCATGCAAACCCTGCTTCGCCCATTTATGATTCGAAACTATTTGCATACAACACTTCCAAAACAGCGTTGAATGCTTATACCATTCACCTTGCGCATGCATTGAAAGCTACAAACATTAAAGTAAATGCAGCACACCCGGGCTGGGTTAAGACAGATATGGGTACAGATGCAGCACCAATGAATGTTGCAGATGGCGCCAAAACATCTGTACAGCTTGCACTAACCGGCGAAGACGGGCCGTCCGGAAAATATATACACCTTGGTGAAGAACTGCCCTGGTAA
- a CDS encoding acyltransferase: MSIVHTIKSNDRLKNFVHWLLIPKHQARPRTWVKFFVNPVYHKKGKGVTICRRTRMDVLPFNPFSIGHYSTIEDFATVNNGVGPVHIGSNTRIGIGNVVIGPVNIGNDVILAQNIVISGLNHGYKDVSIPIHQQPVSTALITIEDECWIGANAVITAGVTIGKHSVIAAGAVVTKDIPAYSVAVGNPARVIRRYNHQLKDWEAVSSKK; this comes from the coding sequence ATGTCAATTGTACACACCATCAAATCCAACGACCGCTTAAAGAACTTTGTGCATTGGCTGCTTATACCCAAACACCAGGCAAGGCCACGCACATGGGTAAAGTTTTTTGTAAACCCCGTGTACCACAAAAAGGGTAAAGGCGTTACCATCTGCAGGCGTACACGCATGGATGTGTTGCCTTTTAATCCCTTCAGTATCGGGCATTACAGCACAATTGAAGATTTTGCAACAGTGAACAATGGCGTGGGCCCCGTGCATATAGGAAGCAACACACGCATCGGTATCGGCAATGTGGTAATTGGCCCGGTAAATATTGGCAACGATGTTATTCTTGCACAGAATATCGTTATCAGCGGTCTCAATCATGGTTATAAAGATGTTAGTATACCTATTCACCAGCAGCCGGTTTCAACGGCACTCATTACTATTGAAGATGAATGTTGGATAGGTGCAAATGCAGTCATTACTGCCGGCGTTACCATCGGTAAGCACAGTGTAATTGCAGCCGGCGCGGTTGTTACAAAAGATATACCTGCATACAGCGTAGCTGTTGGCAACCCTGCAAGAGTAATCAGGCGTTACAACCACCAGTTGAAAGACTGGGAAGCCGTTAGCAGCAAAAAGTAA
- a CDS encoding prolipoprotein diacylglyceryl transferase, which yields MHFPVDIAIGPAKILLHNITEFLGFFIGFRYFLYLRKKQGDIIGQPNRVSILIAAIFGAFIGSRLVGGLEDPVKMIAADNVFVYFYQQKTVLGGFLGGLLSVELVKKIIGERTASGDLFTYPIILALIIGRIGCFSMGVYEETYGLPTTLPWGIKLGDAFYRHPVALYEVLFLVLLWFTLLQLEVRYALQNGARFKLFMIAYCLFRFMLDFVKPHYTFGFGLSTIQVTALLGLLYYYRYMVQPASLIVQKRQMVQQAIR from the coding sequence TTGCACTTTCCAGTTGACATAGCTATAGGCCCCGCAAAGATCTTACTGCATAACATAACCGAGTTCCTTGGCTTCTTTATTGGCTTTCGTTATTTTCTTTACCTGCGTAAGAAGCAGGGAGATATTATCGGGCAGCCTAATCGGGTGTCTATACTTATTGCTGCCATCTTCGGCGCCTTTATCGGGAGCCGCCTGGTTGGCGGGCTGGAAGACCCGGTGAAAATGATTGCCGCTGACAATGTTTTTGTTTATTTCTACCAGCAGAAAACCGTATTGGGTGGGTTTTTAGGTGGCCTGCTCAGCGTAGAACTTGTAAAAAAGATTATCGGGGAACGTACTGCTTCCGGCGACCTTTTTACCTATCCCATCATCCTTGCATTAATCATTGGCCGCATTGGCTGTTTCAGTATGGGTGTGTATGAAGAAACGTATGGATTGCCCACCACTTTGCCATGGGGCATAAAACTGGGCGATGCGTTCTACCGTCACCCTGTTGCTTTATACGAGGTGTTGTTCCTGGTTTTATTATGGTTTACTTTATTGCAACTGGAAGTGAGGTATGCATTGCAGAATGGAGCCCGTTTCAAGTTATTTATGATAGCCTACTGCCTGTTCAGGTTTATGCTCGATTTTGTAAAACCGCATTACACATTCGGCTTTGGTTTATCAACTATACAGGTTACGGCCCTGCTGGGCCTGCTCTATTATTACCGTTATATGGTACAGCCTGCAAGCCTTATCGTGCAAAAACGGCAAATGGTGCAGCAGGCTATCCGATAA
- a CDS encoding PfkB family carbohydrate kinase: MKDSIAALIHQLQNKETILPQKKVAAGFDGFIDAIVRIIKTKDDAQQPSFFSSTGELGNYITAKAGSSFGLELEPLQEKIGGNMPITAKALYNVGVQVNCIGALGYPSIHPLFKELVDNCRCYSLAEPGTATALEFDDGKIILSQMKQLNHLQWKAIKEIIGIETLISIYETSDVYALLNWSELAAATGIWKGLLEDVLPHCTGEGKTAFFDLCDCSTRADNDVYEMLSLLQQFSKYCNVVLSLNKNESRRIYEVLYHEPWNGYIEDIGTPIQAKLQITTLILHTAAFSIGYTTASAYKATTFFIEQPALLTGAGDNFNAGFMAATLYGLSLAECLVFANATASLYMQKGFSATLQEITAFLTDQIN; encoded by the coding sequence ATGAAAGATAGTATTGCTGCACTCATTCATCAACTGCAAAACAAAGAAACTATACTGCCACAGAAAAAAGTGGCTGCAGGTTTCGATGGTTTTATAGATGCTATTGTGCGCATCATAAAAACAAAAGACGACGCGCAACAACCATCGTTTTTTTCATCTACAGGAGAATTGGGAAACTACATAACAGCCAAAGCTGGCAGCAGCTTTGGTTTGGAGCTGGAACCGCTACAGGAAAAGATCGGGGGTAATATGCCGATAACTGCAAAGGCGCTATACAATGTTGGCGTTCAGGTAAATTGTATCGGCGCGCTTGGCTATCCATCAATACACCCACTGTTTAAAGAGCTGGTGGATAATTGCCGCTGCTACAGCCTGGCAGAACCAGGCACAGCAACGGCGCTGGAATTTGATGATGGAAAAATCATCCTGTCTCAAATGAAACAACTCAATCACCTGCAATGGAAGGCGATAAAAGAGATCATTGGCATTGAAACACTCATCAGCATTTATGAAACAAGCGATGTTTATGCACTGCTTAACTGGAGTGAATTAGCGGCAGCTACAGGTATCTGGAAGGGCTTGCTGGAAGATGTATTACCGCATTGTACAGGAGAAGGGAAGACTGCATTCTTTGATCTTTGCGATTGTTCCACACGCGCTGATAATGATGTATATGAAATGCTTTCCTTGCTGCAACAGTTTTCAAAATACTGCAACGTGGTGCTGAGCCTGAATAAAAATGAGAGCCGGCGCATTTATGAAGTGCTATACCACGAACCGTGGAATGGTTATATTGAAGATATAGGTACACCTATACAGGCAAAGCTTCAAATAACTACACTTATACTGCATACAGCCGCATTTTCCATTGGCTATACTACGGCCAGTGCTTATAAGGCCACTACTTTTTTTATAGAACAGCCGGCATTGTTAACGGGTGCAGGCGATAACTTTAATGCCGGCTTTATGGCAGCAACTTTATACGGGCTTTCGTTAGCAGAGTGCCTTGTGTTTGCCAACGCAACAGCCTCGTTGTATATGCAAAAAGGCTTTAGTGCAACGCTGCAGGAAATAACCGCATTTTTAACTGATCAAATAAACTGA
- a CDS encoding radical SAM protein, with amino-acid sequence MPERPYTYYDFTVSLCPECFRRIDAKIVFEDNNVFMLKSCPDHGFHKVLIATDREYYKNIRNYNKPSEMPLKFNTQTHYGCPYDCGLCADHEQHSCLTVLEITDRCNLTCPTCYAMSSPHYGRHRTLEEVERMLDVIVANEGTPDVVQISGGEPTVHPQFFEILDIARTKPIRHLMVNTNGIRIAKDKVFVEKLASYMPDFEIYLQFDSFRPEVLKTLRGEDLTTVRKKALENLNAYNVSTTLVVTLQKGLNDDEIGHIIDYAVQQPCVRGVTFQPTQVAGRLQDFNPATDRITLTDVRQKILEQTNVFQPNDLIPVPCNPDALVMGYALKLAGQVFPMTRYIDPAHLLNNSRNTIVYEQDEQLHAHMIKIFSTGISVDRVEDNFKELLCCLPQVHAPGLTYNNLFRIVIMRFIDAWDFDVRAIKRSCVHIVSKDNRIIPFETMNMFYRDDKEHIVKKYQQQNA; translated from the coding sequence ATGCCCGAACGGCCATATACCTACTACGATTTTACTGTCAGCCTATGCCCTGAATGTTTTAGAAGGATAGATGCAAAGATTGTATTTGAAGACAACAATGTCTTTATGCTCAAAAGCTGCCCGGATCATGGCTTTCACAAAGTGCTGATTGCTACCGACCGGGAATACTATAAGAATATCCGGAATTACAACAAGCCCAGTGAGATGCCTTTAAAATTCAATACGCAAACGCATTATGGCTGCCCGTACGATTGTGGTTTGTGTGCCGATCATGAACAGCATAGTTGCTTAACCGTGCTGGAAATTACAGACCGCTGTAATCTTACCTGCCCCACCTGCTATGCCATGAGTTCTCCGCATTATGGAAGACACAGAACTTTGGAAGAAGTAGAGCGTATGCTGGATGTAATCGTTGCAAATGAAGGCACGCCTGATGTAGTACAGATCAGTGGGGGAGAGCCCACTGTGCATCCGCAGTTTTTTGAGATACTTGATATTGCCAGGACAAAACCCATCAGGCACCTGATGGTCAATACGAATGGCATACGCATAGCAAAAGACAAAGTATTTGTTGAAAAGCTCGCTTCCTATATGCCCGATTTTGAAATTTACCTGCAGTTTGATTCTTTCAGGCCCGAAGTACTGAAAACGCTGCGCGGGGAAGATCTTACAACGGTACGAAAGAAAGCGCTGGAAAACCTCAATGCTTACAATGTATCAACCACGCTGGTGGTTACCTTGCAGAAAGGCCTAAATGATGATGAAATAGGCCATATCATAGATTACGCGGTTCAGCAACCGTGTGTGCGTGGCGTAACTTTTCAGCCTACGCAGGTAGCAGGAAGGTTGCAGGATTTTAACCCGGCAACCGATCGTATTACGTTAACGGATGTACGGCAGAAAATCCTGGAACAAACCAATGTGTTCCAGCCAAACGATCTCATTCCTGTGCCTTGTAACCCCGATGCACTGGTGATGGGTTATGCGCTAAAACTGGCCGGCCAGGTTTTCCCGATGACACGTTACATAGACCCCGCTCACCTGCTGAATAACAGCCGCAACACCATCGTGTATGAACAGGATGAACAATTGCATGCGCACATGATCAAAATTTTCAGCACCGGTATTTCTGTTGACAGGGTAGAAGACAATTTTAAAGAATTACTTTGTTGCCTGCCACAGGTACATGCACCGGGCCTTACGTACAATAATTTATTCCGGATCGTCATTATGCGCTTTATAGATGCATGGGATTTTGATGTACGTGCCATTAAACGAAGCTGTGTGCACATTGTAAGCAAAGACAACCGCATTATTCCTTTTGAAACAATGAATATGTTTTACCGCGATGATAAGGAGCATATTGTAAAAAAATACCAGCAGCAAAATGCGTAA
- a CDS encoding 6-phosphogluconolactonase: MEILIDKDYEAMSLRAANAVAECIKRQPDAVICLASGDTPKRMCTLLAEKIQSTGIDISQCSFIGLDEWVGIPPENAGSCSNFFHTYLFNPLQLPASQYYLFDAMAGDLQQQCDLMNAHIAAKGGIDLMMVGVGMNGHIGFNEPGVSIDNHAHVIVLDELTQTVGQKYFNGPVTIDKGITLGLQNLLEARQVIMIANGAKKAPVIKRAVHDEISTSFPATIMRMHTNSILMLDEAAAATI; this comes from the coding sequence ATGGAAATATTGATTGATAAAGATTATGAAGCGATGTCGTTACGTGCCGCCAATGCAGTAGCAGAATGTATAAAACGTCAACCCGATGCCGTTATTTGTCTTGCATCAGGCGATACACCTAAACGCATGTGTACCTTGCTGGCAGAAAAAATACAATCAACCGGTATCGACATCTCTCAATGCAGTTTTATAGGGCTGGATGAATGGGTGGGTATACCGCCGGAAAACGCAGGAAGCTGCAGTAATTTCTTCCATACTTACCTGTTTAACCCACTACAATTACCTGCTTCGCAATACTACCTCTTCGATGCAATGGCCGGCGACCTGCAACAGCAATGCGACCTGATGAATGCACATATTGCAGCAAAAGGCGGCATAGACCTGATGATGGTAGGTGTGGGTATGAATGGCCATATTGGATTTAATGAACCAGGTGTTTCAATAGACAATCACGCACACGTAATAGTACTGGATGAACTTACGCAGACAGTAGGACAAAAATATTTTAACGGGCCTGTAACCATTGATAAAGGCATAACCTTAGGCTTACAAAATCTGCTTGAAGCCAGGCAGGTAATCATGATTGCCAACGGGGCAAAAAAAGCACCCGTTATTAAACGTGCAGTGCATGATGAAATAAGTACTTCTTTTCCTGCAACGATCATGCGTATGCATACCAACAGCATACTGATGTTGGACGAAGCAGCGGCCGCAACCATCTAA